A stretch of the Archangium violaceum genome encodes the following:
- a CDS encoding tetratricopeptide repeat protein: MAEKSEKMTKQELRAPDAFQLYGAEASDWLEKRRQLIGAAVAVIIVGGLIAALVHYFSNRGEEKASKQLGQALQVLDRPVIASTEQLQPLQGEDPPFKSDREKDEAIVKSLSDFRAAHKGTEAAVTAALPLGKAQYRLGDYDGALASFGEYIRDADKKDPLTASAYEGQGYAHEAKGQLDQALAAFQEMAKVESGEFLQGMGQYHQARILVAQGKKDEAAQMLADLKSSQPNTAAGRLATERLAVLAAQGVKVPEPKTAPAANQAQDAG; this comes from the coding sequence GTGGCCGAGAAGTCCGAGAAGATGACGAAGCAGGAGCTCCGTGCTCCGGATGCCTTCCAGCTGTATGGCGCCGAGGCGAGCGACTGGCTGGAGAAGCGGCGGCAGCTGATTGGCGCCGCGGTGGCCGTGATCATCGTGGGCGGACTGATCGCCGCGCTGGTGCACTACTTCTCCAACCGAGGCGAGGAGAAGGCCTCCAAGCAGCTGGGCCAGGCGCTCCAGGTGCTGGATCGGCCGGTGATCGCCAGCACGGAGCAGTTGCAGCCGCTGCAGGGAGAGGATCCGCCCTTCAAGTCCGACAGGGAGAAGGACGAGGCCATCGTCAAGTCGCTCTCGGACTTCCGCGCGGCGCACAAGGGCACGGAGGCCGCGGTGACGGCGGCGCTGCCGCTGGGCAAGGCCCAGTACCGGCTGGGGGACTACGACGGGGCGCTGGCCTCCTTCGGCGAGTACATCCGGGACGCCGACAAGAAGGATCCGCTGACGGCCTCGGCCTACGAGGGTCAGGGCTACGCCCATGAGGCGAAGGGGCAGTTGGATCAGGCGCTCGCGGCCTTCCAGGAGATGGCGAAGGTGGAGTCGGGCGAGTTCCTCCAGGGCATGGGGCAGTACCACCAGGCGCGCATCCTCGTGGCGCAGGGCAAGAAGGACGAGGCGGCGCAGATGCTGGCGGATCTGAAGTCCTCCCAGCCGAACACGGCGGCGGGGCGGCTGGCGACCGAGCGGTTGGCGGTGCTCGCGGCCCAGGGCGTGAAGGTGCCCGAGCCGAAGACGGCGCCGGCGGCCAACCAGGCGCAGGACGCGGGGTAG
- the der gene encoding ribosome biogenesis GTPase Der produces MKPLVAIVGRPNVGKSTLFNRLARRRIALVEDIPGVTRDRQYWDVEYEGRELTIIDTGGFVPGEKDSLLQQVREQAQLAVEECDAIIFVTDARAGLTSADQEVASYLRQSGKPVVVAANKLDSESQSLQAHAAEFFRLGLGDVFPISAEHGLGVGSMMETVVGKLPPLSPEELEARKKAAEAEERAERGEEEGTEEGTEEAPAEEEEERPIRVAIIGRPNVGKSTLVNALLKEKRVVASEVPGTTRDPIDSELKYKDRQVILTDTAGIRRKKTIAHRLEKFSVVAALKAMERSDVAVLLMDATEPAVDQDAKLAGIAEEKGRALVIVVNKWDLISTDQRKQEIFREELKHALKFVGYAPIVFTSALNGSKVEKVLELAVELADQFRYRAPTPQLNRLLKHIEENHPAPIVGRGPLRVYYMAQVGTAPPTFALTCNRPDGVPDMYKRYLTNQLRKTFDLRVPIRMLFRERPGQAKRAARKKPKLAGKH; encoded by the coding sequence ATGAAGCCTTTGGTCGCCATCGTGGGTCGCCCCAATGTGGGCAAGTCCACGCTTTTCAATCGCCTCGCCCGGCGTCGCATCGCCCTGGTGGAGGACATCCCCGGAGTCACCCGCGACCGGCAGTACTGGGACGTGGAGTACGAGGGCCGGGAGCTCACCATCATCGACACGGGCGGTTTCGTGCCCGGGGAGAAGGACTCCCTGCTGCAGCAGGTGCGCGAGCAGGCGCAGCTGGCGGTGGAGGAGTGTGACGCCATCATCTTCGTAACGGACGCCCGTGCCGGGCTGACATCCGCGGATCAGGAGGTGGCCTCCTACCTGCGCCAGAGCGGCAAGCCGGTGGTGGTGGCCGCCAACAAGCTGGACAGCGAGTCGCAGTCCCTCCAGGCGCACGCCGCCGAGTTCTTCCGGCTGGGCCTGGGTGATGTGTTCCCCATCTCGGCCGAGCACGGCCTGGGCGTGGGCTCGATGATGGAGACGGTGGTGGGCAAGCTGCCGCCCCTGTCTCCGGAGGAGCTCGAGGCCCGGAAGAAGGCCGCCGAGGCCGAGGAGCGCGCGGAGCGGGGGGAGGAGGAGGGGACGGAGGAGGGGACGGAGGAGGCGCCCGCCGAGGAGGAGGAGGAGCGTCCCATTCGGGTGGCCATCATTGGCCGGCCCAATGTGGGCAAGAGCACCCTGGTCAACGCGCTGCTGAAGGAGAAGCGGGTGGTGGCCAGTGAGGTGCCGGGGACCACGCGCGATCCGATCGACTCGGAGCTCAAGTACAAGGACCGGCAGGTGATCCTCACGGACACCGCGGGTATCCGGCGCAAGAAGACGATCGCCCACCGGCTGGAGAAGTTCTCGGTGGTGGCGGCGCTCAAGGCGATGGAGCGCAGCGACGTGGCGGTGCTGTTGATGGACGCCACGGAGCCGGCGGTGGACCAGGACGCCAAGCTGGCCGGTATCGCCGAGGAGAAGGGCCGCGCGCTGGTCATCGTGGTGAACAAGTGGGATTTGATCAGCACGGATCAGCGCAAGCAGGAGATCTTCCGCGAGGAGCTCAAGCACGCGCTGAAGTTCGTGGGGTACGCGCCCATCGTGTTCACCTCGGCGCTGAATGGCTCGAAGGTGGAGAAGGTGCTGGAGCTGGCGGTGGAGCTGGCGGACCAGTTCCGCTACCGGGCGCCCACCCCGCAGCTCAACCGGCTGCTCAAGCACATCGAGGAGAACCACCCGGCACCCATCGTGGGACGAGGGCCACTCCGGGTGTACTACATGGCCCAGGTGGGTACGGCACCTCCCACCTTCGCGCTCACGTGCAACCGGCCGGACGGGGTGCCGGACATGTACAAGCGCTACCTCACCAACCAGCTGCGCAAGACGTTCGACCTGCGGGTGCCCATCCGGATGCTGTTCCGGGAGCGGCCGGGCCAGGCCAAGCGCGCGGCGAGGAAGAAGCCCAAGCTGGCCGGGAAGCATTGA
- a CDS encoding S46 family peptidase, protein MKRLLLVASLIGAAPALADEGMWTYNNFPSSKVKEKYGFEPSQQWLDKVRLSSAKFGYGCSSSFVSPNGLVMTNHHCARGCIQQLSTAKKDFIANGFYAKTQAEELQCPALEVSQLVQITDVTDQLNTATKGLTGKQYADKLKAEMASLEKACTTSADVRCDVVTLYQGGKYNLYKYQRYQDVRLVFAPEHAIAFFGGDPDNFEFPRYDLDVTFVRVYKDGKPAKIDNYFKWSDKGAQEGELTFVSGHPGRTSRGLTVAQLELLRDVTLPKQLFKLSEIRGMISEFQNRGAEQKRISTNMLFGVENALKSMKGKHEQLVDKNFFAQKVAAEQELRKKVDADPKMKAKYGAAWDEIARAQDTFRNIRKDYEAMESGGINSQLFGLARTLVRYAEETTKPDAERLRGFNEANLPMLQNQLMSKAPIYPELEIAQLTFSFTKLREELGPDHPFVKKVLGKESPASLATRLVKGSKLADLKVREQLSKGGKAAIAASKDPMIQLAALIDPDARAIRKTYEEQVEAVVRKNSELIAQAKFEVYGTGIYPDATGTLRLSFGAVKGYMEDGKKVEPITLMGGTFDRHTGKEPFALPKSWLAAKKDLTATTPMNFVTTNDIIGGNSGSPVINKDAEITGLVFDGNIQSLGGDYGFDESVNRTVAVHSEALIESLKKVYKADRILEELRPGSTPAVKASPAQ, encoded by the coding sequence ATGAAGCGTCTGCTCCTCGTCGCCTCCCTGATCGGCGCCGCTCCCGCGCTCGCCGATGAGGGCATGTGGACGTACAACAACTTCCCCTCCTCCAAGGTCAAGGAGAAGTACGGCTTCGAGCCCTCCCAGCAGTGGCTCGACAAGGTCCGTCTGTCCTCGGCCAAGTTCGGCTACGGCTGCTCGTCGAGCTTCGTCTCCCCGAACGGCCTGGTGATGACGAACCACCACTGCGCCCGTGGCTGCATCCAGCAGCTCTCCACCGCCAAGAAGGACTTCATCGCCAACGGGTTCTACGCCAAGACCCAGGCCGAGGAACTTCAGTGCCCGGCCCTGGAGGTCAGCCAGCTCGTCCAGATCACCGACGTCACCGACCAGCTCAACACCGCCACCAAGGGCCTCACCGGCAAGCAGTACGCCGACAAACTCAAGGCCGAGATGGCCAGCCTGGAGAAGGCCTGCACCACCAGCGCCGACGTCCGCTGTGACGTGGTGACGCTGTACCAGGGCGGCAAGTACAACCTCTACAAGTACCAGCGCTACCAGGACGTCCGGCTCGTCTTCGCCCCCGAGCACGCCATCGCCTTCTTCGGCGGAGACCCGGACAACTTCGAGTTCCCCCGGTACGACCTGGATGTGACCTTCGTGCGCGTCTACAAGGACGGCAAGCCCGCGAAGATCGACAACTACTTCAAGTGGTCCGACAAGGGCGCCCAGGAAGGCGAGCTCACCTTCGTCTCCGGTCACCCGGGCAGGACCTCGCGTGGCCTGACCGTGGCGCAGCTCGAGCTCCTGCGGGACGTCACCCTGCCCAAGCAGCTCTTCAAGCTGTCCGAGATCCGCGGGATGATCTCCGAGTTCCAGAACCGCGGCGCCGAGCAGAAGCGCATCTCCACCAACATGCTCTTCGGCGTGGAGAACGCCCTCAAGTCCATGAAGGGCAAGCACGAGCAGCTGGTCGACAAGAACTTCTTCGCCCAGAAGGTCGCCGCCGAGCAGGAGCTGCGCAAGAAGGTCGACGCGGATCCGAAGATGAAGGCGAAGTACGGCGCCGCCTGGGACGAGATCGCCCGCGCCCAGGACACCTTCCGCAACATCCGCAAGGACTACGAGGCCATGGAGTCCGGCGGCATCAACTCGCAGCTCTTCGGCCTGGCCCGTACCCTGGTGCGCTACGCCGAGGAGACCACCAAACCGGACGCGGAGCGCCTGCGCGGGTTCAACGAGGCCAACCTGCCCATGCTCCAGAACCAGCTGATGAGCAAGGCCCCCATCTATCCGGAGCTGGAGATTGCCCAGCTGACGTTCTCCTTCACCAAGCTGCGTGAGGAGCTGGGTCCGGATCACCCGTTCGTGAAGAAGGTGCTCGGCAAGGAGTCCCCGGCCTCGCTGGCCACCCGCCTGGTCAAGGGCTCCAAGCTGGCCGACCTCAAGGTCCGCGAGCAGCTCTCCAAGGGTGGCAAGGCGGCCATCGCGGCCTCCAAGGATCCGATGATCCAGCTGGCGGCCCTGATCGACCCGGACGCCCGTGCCATCCGCAAGACGTACGAGGAGCAGGTCGAGGCCGTCGTCCGCAAGAACAGCGAGCTGATCGCCCAGGCGAAGTTCGAGGTCTACGGCACCGGCATCTATCCGGATGCCACTGGCACGCTGCGCCTCTCCTTCGGCGCCGTGAAGGGCTACATGGAGGATGGCAAGAAGGTGGAGCCCATCACCCTCATGGGCGGCACCTTCGATCGCCACACCGGCAAGGAGCCGTTCGCCCTCCCCAAGAGCTGGCTCGCCGCGAAGAAGGACTTGACGGCCACCACCCCGATGAACTTCGTCACCACCAACGACATCATCGGCGGCAACTCCGGCTCGCCCGTCATCAACAAGGACGCGGAGATCACCGGCCTGGTGTTCGACGGCAACATCCAGTCGCTCGGCGGTGACTACGGCTTCGACGAGAGCGTCAACCGCACCGTCGCCGTCCACAGCGAGGCCCTCATCGAGTCGCTCAAGAAGGTCTACAAGGCCGACCGCATCCTCGAGGAGCTGCGCCCCGGCTCCACGCCCGCCGTGAAGGCCAGCCCGGCCCAGTAG
- a CDS encoding peptidylprolyl isomerase gives MGMMDEARAGKELYATFDTTEGQIVVKLFPKDAPETVENFVGLATGEKEWTHPATRERMTGKPLYDGTIFHRCIANFMIQGGDPLGQGIGGPGYKFKDEFQSGRRFDRKGLLAMANAGPNTNGSQFFITVVPTPHLNNRHTIFGEVVKGQDIADRIANEIPKGAGDRPRTDVRINKLTISTSAPA, from the coding sequence ATGGGAATGATGGATGAGGCGCGTGCGGGCAAGGAGCTCTACGCCACCTTCGACACCACGGAGGGGCAGATTGTCGTGAAGCTCTTCCCGAAGGACGCGCCGGAGACGGTGGAGAACTTCGTGGGGCTCGCCACGGGCGAGAAGGAGTGGACGCACCCGGCCACGCGCGAGCGCATGACGGGCAAGCCGCTCTACGACGGGACGATCTTCCACCGCTGCATCGCGAACTTCATGATTCAGGGTGGGGATCCGCTCGGCCAGGGCATTGGCGGGCCGGGGTACAAGTTCAAGGATGAGTTCCAGAGCGGCCGTCGTTTCGACAGGAAGGGCTTGCTGGCCATGGCCAACGCCGGCCCCAACACCAACGGCAGCCAGTTCTTCATCACCGTGGTGCCGACGCCGCACCTCAACAACCGGCACACCATCTTCGGTGAGGTCGTGAAGGGCCAGGACATCGCCGACCGCATCGCGAACGAGATTCCCAAGGGCGCGGGCGATCGGCCGCGCACCGATGTGCGCATCAACAAGCTGACCATCTCTACCTCCGCACCGGCCTAG
- the era gene encoding GTPase Era — protein MAQKTHRSGFAALIGRPNVGKSTLLNQLTGEKLAIVSPKPQTTRNRILGVVTRPEGQVAFLDTPGIHQAKGELNRYMVDVALQAADEVDLVLFVVEPTGADKPEVGPGNRFILERLQKAGKPTFLVINKIDTVPKPVLLPLIDLYRREFPFAEVVPISAKEDDGVENLFQAVLQHLPEGEPLFPEDVLTDQAEKTLVAEYIREQVLRHCRQEIPYSTAVLVDFFDESEREPPPGTPPGKLAGLIRIAASIYVERDSQKAIIIGKQGQMLKTIGTDARKSIQRLLGAHVYLSLRVRVEPRWSERPEGLKKLGYE, from the coding sequence ATGGCCCAAAAGACACACCGCAGCGGGTTCGCCGCGCTCATTGGTCGTCCCAACGTGGGCAAGAGCACGCTGCTCAATCAACTGACTGGCGAGAAGCTCGCCATCGTCTCTCCGAAGCCGCAGACCACCCGGAACCGGATTCTGGGCGTGGTGACGCGGCCGGAGGGGCAGGTGGCCTTCCTCGACACGCCCGGCATCCACCAGGCCAAGGGCGAGCTCAACCGTTACATGGTGGACGTGGCCCTCCAGGCGGCGGACGAGGTGGACCTGGTCCTCTTCGTCGTCGAGCCGACGGGCGCGGACAAGCCCGAGGTGGGGCCGGGCAACCGGTTCATCCTCGAGCGACTGCAGAAGGCGGGCAAGCCCACCTTCCTGGTCATCAACAAGATCGACACGGTGCCCAAGCCGGTGCTGCTGCCGCTCATCGACCTGTACCGCAGGGAATTCCCCTTCGCCGAGGTGGTGCCCATCTCCGCGAAGGAGGACGACGGGGTGGAGAATCTCTTCCAGGCGGTGCTCCAGCATCTGCCCGAGGGAGAGCCGCTCTTTCCCGAGGACGTGCTGACGGATCAGGCGGAGAAGACGCTGGTGGCGGAGTACATCCGCGAGCAGGTGCTGCGGCACTGCCGGCAGGAGATTCCGTACTCCACGGCGGTGCTGGTGGACTTCTTCGACGAGTCCGAGCGCGAGCCGCCGCCTGGAACGCCCCCCGGAAAGCTGGCGGGCCTCATCCGGATTGCCGCCTCCATCTACGTGGAGCGTGACAGCCAGAAGGCCATCATCATCGGGAAACAAGGGCAGATGCTGAAGACGATCGGGACGGACGCGCGCAAATCCATCCAGCGGTTGCTGGGGGCGCACGTGTACCTCTCGCTACGGGTCCGGGTGGAGCCTCGCTGGAGCGAGCGTCCCGAGGGCCTCAAGAAGCTCGGTTACGAGTAG
- a CDS encoding PQQ-binding-like beta-propeller repeat protein: MWTASRWKRWAGGLAAAGLLGACTTVPVYGNPVTSAPVQPPHHFFSVDWWTQLVSPTLLEYAPRELAQPAYDAKNERVIALTRDGYVRSLGAEGQEAWRYRVGNRFYAGATVHEGIVYVPGTDGVLYALDGKTGELKWKYEAGEALATAPALAGDLLLVASQSDTLFAVKRATGELAWLYRRDPPAGFTIHRASAPAVREQTAWVGFSDGTLVSLDLTDGSVRWERSLAPSGVPQFVDVDTQPVLDESGRVYAASYAGGLYALDAETGDVVWNSVAQGITSLLVHAGVVVATGDDRLDAYMADSGRLIWSQTLQERAGMEPVLAKGMLLVPAQRSLLFVNPRTGQSRLAWNPGEGISAPPRVVGTKAYVLSNNGYLYALRLDGRSG; encoded by the coding sequence ATGTGGACCGCGAGCCGGTGGAAACGTTGGGCAGGCGGGCTCGCGGCGGCGGGTCTGCTCGGTGCATGCACCACGGTGCCGGTGTACGGCAACCCGGTCACCTCCGCCCCGGTGCAGCCGCCACACCATTTCTTCTCGGTGGACTGGTGGACGCAGCTCGTCAGCCCCACGCTGCTCGAGTATGCGCCGCGTGAGCTGGCCCAGCCGGCCTACGACGCGAAGAACGAGCGAGTCATCGCGCTCACCCGCGACGGCTACGTCCGGAGCCTTGGCGCGGAGGGCCAGGAGGCCTGGCGCTACCGGGTGGGCAACCGCTTCTACGCGGGCGCGACGGTACACGAAGGCATCGTCTATGTGCCGGGCACGGACGGTGTGCTGTACGCCCTGGACGGGAAGACGGGCGAGCTCAAGTGGAAGTACGAGGCGGGCGAGGCGCTGGCCACGGCCCCGGCGCTCGCGGGCGACCTGTTGCTGGTGGCCTCGCAAAGCGACACCCTGTTCGCGGTGAAGAGGGCCACGGGCGAGCTGGCGTGGCTGTACCGGAGGGATCCACCGGCCGGCTTCACCATCCACCGGGCATCCGCGCCAGCGGTACGCGAGCAGACGGCGTGGGTGGGCTTCTCCGACGGCACGCTGGTGTCGTTGGACCTCACGGATGGCAGCGTGAGGTGGGAGCGGTCGCTGGCGCCGAGCGGCGTCCCTCAGTTCGTGGACGTGGACACCCAGCCCGTGCTGGACGAATCGGGGCGCGTCTACGCCGCGTCGTACGCGGGCGGCCTCTACGCGCTCGACGCCGAGACGGGTGACGTGGTGTGGAACTCGGTGGCGCAGGGCATCACCTCGCTGCTGGTGCACGCGGGCGTGGTGGTGGCCACGGGGGATGATCGCCTGGACGCCTACATGGCGGACAGTGGCAGGCTCATCTGGTCGCAAACCCTCCAGGAACGTGCCGGGATGGAGCCGGTGTTGGCCAAGGGGATGCTCCTGGTACCGGCACAGCGCTCCTTGCTCTTCGTGAACCCGCGCACGGGCCAATCGCGCCTGGCGTGGAACCCGGGAGAAGGAATCTCGGCTCCGCCCCGGGTGGTGGGGACGAAGGCGTACGTGCTGTCCAACAACGGCTACCTGTACGCCCTCCGGTTGGACGGGAGGAGCGGTTGA
- a CDS encoding serine/threonine-protein kinase, with amino-acid sequence MSVDRPESSNHPRLLFSVDGTRYELVRKLGRRSNGELMLARRRYAKGPAGSVIIKRLSRPVSEKQKQRLKEEVQLAYRLDHPGIAKVHQLVLHGGLPYVVMEYVEGRSLETVLSIAAMRQRPMSEAFVCHVVSEVADALHHAHTRTDEHGQPLGIVHRDVNPENIRVGSNGEVKLVDFGVAYSLLPGREATTASVLRGDIAYASPERMRLEKVDHRSDLFSLGLVMLELLTGRHLFDLDDVEQAARGAGPESAALAEVRCEEPSWVPVTEMAARIARFGPEDVERATRGLSEPLRAVVHRTLRKDPSERYQSGLELRDALREFLVIQGRTYGRPEAAREVLVAMKEAELLRESADVLEPDVFPEVPPRRTEH; translated from the coding sequence ATGTCCGTCGACAGGCCCGAGTCCTCGAACCACCCCCGGCTTCTGTTCTCCGTGGATGGGACCCGTTACGAGCTCGTCCGCAAGTTGGGACGGCGGAGCAATGGCGAGCTGATGCTCGCACGGCGTCGCTACGCGAAGGGGCCCGCGGGCTCCGTGATCATCAAACGGCTGTCACGGCCGGTCAGCGAGAAACAGAAGCAGCGATTGAAGGAGGAGGTCCAGTTGGCGTACCGGCTGGATCATCCGGGCATCGCGAAGGTGCACCAACTGGTGCTGCATGGCGGCCTGCCATACGTGGTGATGGAGTACGTGGAGGGCCGCTCGCTGGAGACGGTGCTGAGCATCGCGGCCATGCGGCAACGGCCCATGTCCGAGGCCTTCGTCTGCCACGTGGTGTCCGAGGTCGCGGACGCGCTCCACCATGCGCACACGCGAACGGACGAGCACGGACAGCCCCTGGGGATCGTCCACCGGGACGTCAACCCGGAGAACATCCGGGTGGGCTCCAACGGCGAGGTGAAGCTGGTGGATTTCGGCGTGGCATACTCGCTATTGCCCGGGCGGGAGGCCACCACGGCGTCCGTGCTGCGCGGGGACATCGCCTATGCATCCCCGGAGCGCATGCGCCTGGAAAAGGTGGATCACCGCTCGGATCTGTTCTCACTGGGGCTGGTGATGCTGGAACTGCTCACGGGCAGGCACCTGTTCGACCTGGACGACGTGGAGCAGGCGGCGCGGGGGGCCGGGCCGGAGTCCGCGGCGCTGGCCGAGGTGCGCTGCGAGGAACCGAGCTGGGTTCCGGTCACGGAGATGGCGGCACGCATCGCGCGGTTCGGGCCGGAGGACGTGGAGCGGGCCACCCGGGGGCTCTCCGAGCCGCTGCGGGCCGTGGTGCACCGGACGCTCCGGAAGGATCCCTCCGAGCGCTACCAGTCCGGACTGGAGCTGCGGGATGCGCTCCGGGAGTTCCTGGTCATCCAGGGACGCACGTACGGGCGGCCAGAGGCCGCGCGAGAGGTGCTCGTGGCCATGAAGGAAGCGGAGCTGTTGCGTGAGTCCGCGGACGTGCTCGAACCGGACGTCTTCCCAGAGGTACCACCTCGGAGGACCGAGCACTGA
- a CDS encoding ribonuclease H-like domain-containing protein codes for MLRRTFQLIPGVGPWKEKDLWARGIQTWDDFPQSGVVLGQKLDDGARRRLALAREALERRDLKGLAAMVPSREHWRLYPEFSRDAVYFDIETDGAQEQVPTVVALFDDGGLRVFIQGRNMDALPEAMAERRLWVTFNGSCFDVPVLRQYFGKAFPTPDAHIDLRFVCRRLGMGGGLKEIEDKLGLARPPHMKGVNGWDAVLLWRAYLARGDVEALRFLVEYNLYDSFQLRSLMDKAYNRALDDLNMDAEPRVPVFERGEVLYDVSRLIMELGPTERDLRVLERVRAQDRDLRQD; via the coding sequence ATGCTGCGGCGCACCTTCCAGCTGATTCCGGGCGTGGGTCCCTGGAAGGAGAAGGATCTGTGGGCCCGGGGCATCCAGACCTGGGATGACTTCCCCCAGTCTGGCGTGGTGCTCGGCCAGAAGCTGGACGATGGGGCCCGCCGGCGTCTGGCGCTGGCACGCGAGGCCCTCGAACGGCGCGACCTGAAGGGCCTGGCCGCCATGGTGCCGTCGCGGGAGCACTGGCGGCTGTACCCCGAGTTCTCCCGCGACGCGGTCTACTTCGACATCGAAACGGACGGCGCGCAGGAGCAGGTGCCCACGGTGGTGGCGCTGTTCGATGACGGCGGCCTGCGCGTCTTCATCCAGGGCCGCAACATGGACGCGCTGCCCGAGGCGATGGCGGAGCGGCGGCTGTGGGTGACGTTCAACGGCTCGTGCTTCGACGTGCCGGTGCTGCGTCAGTACTTCGGCAAGGCCTTCCCGACGCCGGACGCGCACATCGATCTGCGTTTCGTGTGCCGGCGGTTGGGCATGGGTGGCGGTCTGAAGGAGATCGAGGACAAGCTGGGGCTGGCGCGGCCGCCACACATGAAGGGCGTGAACGGGTGGGACGCCGTGCTGCTGTGGCGCGCGTACCTCGCTCGCGGGGACGTGGAGGCGCTGCGCTTCCTCGTCGAGTACAACCTCTATGACTCGTTCCAGCTCCGATCGCTGATGGACAAGGCGTACAACCGCGCCCTGGACGACCTGAACATGGACGCCGAACCCCGGGTGCCGGTGTTCGAGCGTGGCGAGGTCCTCTACGACGTGAGCCGGCTCATCATGGAGCTGGGGCCCACGGAAAGAGACCTGCGGGTGCTGGAACGGGTCCGCGCCCAGGACCGCGATCTGCGCCAGGACTGA
- the rnc gene encoding ribonuclease III, translated as MATLQPSERVKALEERLGTTFTRPELALTALTHKSWINEHRGEGFQDNERLEFLGDAVLNLAVGHRLMERFPQMKEGELTPLRARIVNEEGLSRIARRLGLGELLQLGRGEELSGGREKSSLLANALEAVFAAMYLGSGLEPVMALVDRHFSEALEGVAQALGRQDYKTKLQEAAQERLKLTPRYQIVSETGPDHEKIFEVEVVLGPDVYARATGRSKKDAEQTAAHAALEWLDRGEKPGQGVAPVPAPGLKDDTPA; from the coding sequence GTGGCGACCCTTCAACCCTCCGAGCGAGTGAAGGCCCTGGAGGAGCGGCTGGGGACGACGTTCACCCGTCCCGAGCTGGCCCTCACCGCGCTGACACACAAGAGTTGGATCAACGAGCACCGGGGCGAGGGATTCCAGGACAACGAGCGACTGGAGTTCCTCGGGGACGCGGTGCTGAACCTGGCCGTGGGCCACCGGCTGATGGAGCGCTTTCCCCAGATGAAGGAGGGGGAGCTCACGCCGTTGCGCGCCCGCATCGTCAACGAGGAGGGCCTCTCGCGCATCGCCCGTCGGCTGGGGCTGGGCGAGCTGCTCCAGTTGGGGCGGGGCGAGGAGCTGAGTGGCGGCCGGGAGAAGAGCTCGCTGCTGGCCAACGCGCTGGAGGCCGTCTTCGCCGCCATGTACCTGGGCTCCGGGCTGGAGCCGGTGATGGCGCTGGTGGACCGGCACTTCTCGGAGGCGCTGGAGGGCGTGGCGCAGGCGCTCGGCCGGCAGGACTACAAGACGAAGCTGCAGGAGGCGGCGCAGGAGCGCCTGAAGCTGACGCCGCGCTACCAGATCGTCTCCGAGACGGGCCCCGACCACGAGAAGATCTTCGAGGTGGAGGTGGTGCTGGGCCCGGACGTGTATGCCCGGGCCACCGGCCGCAGCAAGAAGGACGCGGAGCAGACCGCCGCCCACGCCGCCCTGGAGTGGCTGGATCGAGGGGAAAAGCCGGGGCAGGGGGTGGCTCCGGTACCCGCTCCAGGTCTGAAGGACGACACCCCGGCCTGA
- a CDS encoding (deoxy)nucleoside triphosphate pyrophosphohydrolase: MTQGAAKRTVRVVAALIPQPGDDSRFLVQQRLPGGSRGLLWEFPGGKVEPGESEPEALARECREELDVRLHVGRRLWAGTHEYSDLTVELVLYAARLESGEPKTLGANALAFLTPAEMQALPFCEADIPPLEDLVAGRLGPLG, translated from the coding sequence TTGACGCAGGGGGCGGCGAAGCGGACGGTCCGCGTGGTGGCCGCCCTCATCCCCCAGCCCGGGGATGACTCGCGGTTCCTGGTGCAGCAGCGGCTGCCGGGTGGGAGCCGGGGGCTGCTCTGGGAATTCCCGGGCGGGAAGGTGGAGCCCGGGGAGTCCGAGCCGGAGGCGCTTGCTCGGGAGTGCCGGGAGGAGCTGGATGTGCGGCTCCACGTGGGGAGGCGGCTATGGGCGGGGACACACGAGTATTCGGACCTGACGGTGGAGCTGGTGCTGTACGCGGCCCGGCTGGAGTCGGGGGAGCCGAAGACGCTGGGGGCGAACGCCCTGGCGTTCCTGACGCCGGCGGAGATGCAGGCGCTGCCGTTCTGCGAGGCGGACATTCCGCCCCTGGAGGACCTGGTGGCGGGCAGGTTGGGTCCGCTGGGCTGA